The genomic stretch cgattgcgtaaatccgattttaaattgaacaattgttcttttgagagcaaataacacacttatttgaagagttaatagcttttggtaccaatagcagtatagtgacagcctcagcggtagatgcagatgcagccggtacttccctgaggccgatgtaaaggtaaatgggagcagcacggcgaaacagttcgggttatgcttagacgcgcgtcatttttcgttgttgatattccccacatgaaacgacgcgctttcgtatgatagcggtggtattagcggtagatgcatttgccaacacttcctccagtaaagccgtgtctagttttcaatgtgaaaacacctttctcattgtgttgaccgtgcgccttagtcctcactatcaaggtaacacagagatgtaagataaacactacatcctatgataaattgaacaattgttattataaggacaacaaatgaattaatgaagatttaattttgaattagaatacttctctcaggaagttcggctacaaagggatgtaaaatgtaaatctaaaactgaaaaaagtgagaaaaattttaaatgctaataaatcggttagttttcgatggattttgttcgtttttgcagcaatcgattagaaaatcttctaagattcctaccaaatgcatgaaattgcaattttatcattcgaactattgtactattgaaaactcttaagccttgtcaaaacacaaaattcgacctctgattggtcgttataccgcgctttcccaagcacggtcggcagagttatggataaattgggaatgcatcatttggcctatataagagcttcatcagataataaacaaacatttcaacggatattaaattgaacaactgaaatttgaagaacacaaatgattatttgaagagttaatattttctcgttttgcgctataatccaaagttaattatcttcatctacatgcatactctgactattattacgtgtttgcgtcgcttagtgtttggctacggtcatgcagaacgcaaataacggcgcgatgcgattcggcaagacgaaatctgttgaaatgtatagctctacttcgccttaaaaagagctgtacatttcaccacggtaaggcgaatcgcatcgcgccggcattcgcgttctgcataaccgtagcctttgttccgttcccgttcaatgatgtcgtattaaatgtgcatattacaattcggcagcacttcaacttctcatttgcacaaaatttaaaaatatccaatgaacttcattcaaaatatcagacaaaaagaaattacaatactgccaatgaacggtcaacgtttatttactagaaaaaatgactgacacgcaagcagccaggttatcttttttgtaaaagtattctacttcaaccttgcggtcgtggctttacatacaaccttcttgtgattttttcttaGACCATGTCAATCTCGCTAGTTTCTTCTTCTGGCTCAGTGGTATCCTGTGTAAGTTTTTGCGGTTGTTTCCTAGGTCTACCGGATTTTCTCCTGTATCGCTGGGTCGTTATGTACTTCTTTTGGCTGCAGTTGTCTTTAAAATTATTCTCCGTTCTAGTTTTCATAActgttttggtttttttctgtttcggtGGTGGTGGGGTGTTATCTTCACTCATGCTGGCTTGTGATTTGGCGGTATTCGTGGTAGTTCTCTCTTCGTCAGCGATATCCGTAATTCCAGTTGGCTCTGGGATGTTCTGGATGGGTTGCGGTGTGACCGACACAACTTCGGTTGTTCTAAAATTCTCTGGGGTTTTATTGCATGTGCATTTGCATTTGCATCCATCAGCACCTAGCGCTGTTGTAGAGGCGTAACTTAATTGCGTTTGGTTTTGTTCATACAACTTTCTAGCATCTCGGTAGGGTATGTTATTATCAATTCGCAAATGAATAATTGCAGTTTCTTTTCTCCACATATCACAGTCAGGACTTGTTGCTTTATGAGGCTTTTGACAATTAACGCATTTCGCTTTTTTGGTGCAATCGTCACCGTGAAAGTTGTCTCCACAATTCACACATGTTTTTTCTGCTTTACAATCTCGTCCAAGATGTCCGTATCGAAGGCATTGGAAGCAGCGCATAGGTCTTGGATAATATGGTCGAGTCGGCACATATAAAAAGCCAACCTTTATTTTATCTGGACGCAAGGCGGTTGAGATAGTTAGAATTAAGGATGAAGGTTTGGTAAGGACACCgtcgatttttttcatgatgCGTTCAACTTTGATAACTTTCTCGCTCTTCATTTCCTCTAAGATTTCTTCGTCCTTCATTTCTAAAAGGTCTCGGCACGTAATTACTGCGCGACATGTATTTAGCGTATCATGTTCTTTCACTACTACGTTTATTCCAGCGATAATGCATTTTAGTTTCAGTAACTGCCGTGCTTGCTTCTCATTTTTCGCTTTAATTAGGATTTTACCCTCTCGAATTCGTTTTATACTGGTGACGTCTCCACAACAGTTTCTGATGGTTTTATCAATCAGAAACGGTGAAATTTTCTCCAGTGTTTGACCGTCATCCGTGCGTTCCAATACGAGAAAACGTTCATCGTTAGCCTTGGGCAATAAACCCAATGCCGGGAAGCTTGTCTCACCAGGAACGGGATGGTTCGTTCTACCGCCCTGAGGCGGCATCTCCTATTTCTTCGGCAGGCAGTTGAGTTTATTTAGCACGTGTCGTTGTTAGAGAATAATTGATTATTTCCACTTGTCCTCGCACtgtttatctctttatcttGCTCAGTATCATCAGTGCACGATAGTGTGCGAGTCGAACTTGTATGCAAGTACGATACAAAGTTGTATCTCACTGGTATCACTACTCGGCGATAATCCGATAAACCGATCCGCACTGGTGTGCGTTAATTGTTCGCGAAAACAATGGCCGCTATCTTCAGTAGCTGAAGTCGCTAATTCTCGAGATTATTTTCGCGTCTTACCGCCTTAAAacacacttttttttaattctctacACTACCTACAGAAAACTGCGATGAAAACTGACTAAGGACCACTCACACGTGGTGTTTAATGTGAATTCTCAACAGTAAATTCACTTCAACTAGGAGCCCTCGGCATATGCTTCTTGACGATTTAAACCGATAACTCGAATGATTAGCGCAATATGATTCCTAAacggattttttatatttttatttttactaaacTATAATTTTTATCGACTATTAATTCACTCAGAGGAATTTCTTTCGACTTCACAGTCTTTAAAAGACCTTCTTaccaaaaaaatattcgaaaaaggaacaatgatattttttatgaaaattcaaaaaataaaatcccGTATTCCTTTGACTTAGACCGAAATTTTGCAGAAACATCTAAATCAATTACAACTCCAAAGATGAGCTTGCGTGAAATCCCTCTTTAATGAACCTTACTTATACTTGTCTCAGTTCTATCTCTGCATCGAAAGCTATAATTTTCCCGCAGTTCCGTCAGCACATGTACCGAAAACGTTAACCTTTTTACAGGCATAATCAAATTGAAACTTACTTGCTCGATAGTCGAAATATTATCCATTGCCGAATTGTGGGTTTAGTTGCGACAAACTGCAACTGCAACACATTCACAGCAGGTCAACTCGTGCCCTCGGGCCAGAGAGTGGCAAAAGTTTTTCCATCCCAAGAAAAGACGGGGTTCGTTAATTTATGCAATCTCAACCACGTTCGTAAAGTTAGGCCCAAAAATTAAGACGACGCCGGTTCTTGATTCGAGGCCGGACGAACGGGGAGCCATTTAAGTTACAACTTTTTTTCTGCGGGTTCTGGTTTTCGTGAAAAAGGCAgaacaaaaacattattttataAACTTACATTGTTAGTTACTTCCACCTTCCAGCTGTGAGAAGCAACTTTTATTTACATGCCTAGTAAggcggaaaatgaaaaaagaggtTTCACTTTTTGCGGCTCCTTCTGCCCTATAGATGGGCATTTTCTTTTCTGCTGTCGGGGCGATAAACGTTACCGTGCCGATCGACAAAGTGGAAGTCGAAAGAATCAATTAAATATTGAACAAGGATTTAATTACAAGCTGGCGAATATGATGATGTACCATCCGTCGCTGGTTGATTTTGCCGGAAGAAAGACCAACTGAACGATATCGGCGCGAGAAAATGTAATTAGTGCTGTGCCTCTTCCAGTTGCTCAATCCGAATCTGAGCAGGATACGCCAGGGCAAAAGCTCCGCCGCACTTGGCCAAGCGAGAAATGATGAATAGCTGACTGACTGACTATGAAGGAAAAGTTGACGGTATAATTGAGGCTAATTATCTCGTCCCGGGGGTTCTAATTTTTGCTTCTCGTCATATTCGCCTTCGCGTTCGGTCGCTCGTTATCGTAATCGATCCGATGGGGGCTGATGGGTTTGCAGTTGGCATGATAATTGTTCCGCCCGAACCATGCTTGAACCCGTTGAAGGACCCGCGCAACACCCGGCTGGTTATTTCATAATAGATATTCTGTCGATGGGTGGTAAACAGATGCCGACTTTTAGGCGGTCGATTATTCTACAGAATAAACGAGAAACCCTCACTCGAGCACGACACTGACGATTAGGGTAAAAGATGACGGTGACCACTAAACTGACATGAATAGCTTCTGGAGTTGTCACATGTTGCGTGAATTTATAATctcatttttatcaatgcctaTTCTCAAAGTTTACTGCCTAATGTTATACTACTTTATAACTGCttggaatgtaacaaaaatcTATTATTGAAACATTAAAACTCTTTTATGTTTCGCAGATACAGTGTTGCTATCAGCTCACAATTTTTAGATGGATGAGTAACCCTGAAAAGTACCGTTTCTGTTATTTATGTTCACAAAAAATATATAGTAactatatataaaatttaaaaaatttcacaTTCATGCACATTAAATGCAAAGTTGAGGTCAGAAAAATCATTCATCttcattcaaaaaattttaaggttTTGGAAAGTCGCTTTATCTGGTAACTCCAAAGCTTCATTATCGCAAGCTCTTCCCACTATAATAGTTTATATAGTTAATGGAATATCATTACGTTACGCCACGAAACTAATAGAATGAGATAATTTCAAAATGCACGAAGACCTTCAAAATATAATTATTCGCTTTTTTCAAAGCCGTCACATATGTTCAAAAGATGTTAGGGCAGTGTTTCCCAACTTACTTGGCTTAGCGAACTTTTTTACCTACAGCTCCACGGCTCGCTTTGCGAAGCGCAATGACCTTCGCGGCCTcttgaaaaaatttcaaatataatttttgtaataCGAAACTGTGTTGGTCAAACTCATATCGCCATGCACGTCTAATTTGTTTCATGTCATCCCGCCGGATTCTTTAGAATCCGGAACAAATAAATTAACTCTATCTCAGAGTTGTTTTGATGACTTAGGAAAAATGTTACGTAatcaaaaataagttttttattgtACTTTCTGAAAAAAACATCGGCAGAAAATGATTCCGCCAGTCGTCGGATGATATCACGAAATTTCTTTAGAATTCGTACCATCTTTTTCTGTACACACACctggtttaattttttatcatctgTGCAGCATCCCGCTTTACTTTcccagtctttttttttttacttttgattaTCACCCAGTATTTTTCGATTGAGTGGAATTGACTGAGTTAAACTGCTTTGTAATGAAACCCACCTGAGAACAATGTACTACTGATCTACCTCCCAGCCATTTCGTTAACCTTCACTGttgaatcggtggagacgctaGGTTACCCGATCAAAGGATTATAACAAACAGaatttttaactattaacgagaccaagtttagaacacaagttgatacaaaaaaaatcgtaacaaaatatcaagatttatcGAAAGTTAGGGCGACCAACATTTGGAATGATATATCTAACTTTCGTATCTTGGAGACAGGAATGCAGACTGTTCTGTTCTGTTGCTGTTCCGTTACATTAAGGCTACTGCATTCAAATTCGCGAGCTCTACACTTGTGAA from Wyeomyia smithii strain HCP4-BCI-WySm-NY-G18 chromosome 3, ASM2978416v1, whole genome shotgun sequence encodes the following:
- the LOC129729102 gene encoding uncharacterized protein LOC129729102; its protein translation is MPPQGGRTNHPVPGETSFPALGLLPKANDERFLVLERTDDGQTLEKISPFLIDKTIRNCCGDVTSIKRIREGKILIKAKNEKQARQLLKLKCIIAGINVVVKEHDTLNTCRAVITCRDLLEMKDEEILEEMKSEKVIKVERIMKKIDGVLTKPSSLILTISTALRPDKIKVGFLYVPTRPYYPRPMRCFQCLRYGHLGRDCKAEKTCVNCGDNFHGDDCTKKAKCVNCQKPHKATSPDCDMWRKETAIIHLRIDNNIPYRDARKLYEQNQTQLSYASTTALGADGCKCKCTCNKTPENFRTTEVVSVTPQPIQNIPEPTGITDIADEERTTTNTAKSQASMSEDNTPPPPKQKKTKTVMKTRTENNFKDNCSQKKYITTQRYRRKSGRPRKQPQKLTQDTTEPEEETSEIDMV